In Desulfovibrio litoralis DSM 11393, a genomic segment contains:
- the fliS gene encoding flagellar export chaperone FliS yields MQKVAQAYLQTQVNTTSQGALLLMLYDGAIKFLVQAKEKMAEKDYAKKGILISKAIDIISELDACINIDRGGNISENLHSLYLFCNTRLLTANLRMNQSYIDEVIKILEGLRSAYAFILSPADNATATANLSAQAGISEIAKTNVPVQSSNVTLPTNMKNVANYTSVYTTSSEGNNPNAMASLQSVADQQEIVEALNKEKSVKEESGNEAEQTQPVASVATRNNVANMYRRLQTGN; encoded by the coding sequence ATGCAAAAAGTTGCTCAGGCATATCTTCAAACACAAGTTAATACAACCTCTCAAGGGGCGTTACTCCTTATGTTGTATGATGGTGCAATTAAGTTTTTAGTTCAAGCTAAAGAGAAGATGGCGGAAAAAGATTATGCCAAAAAAGGCATTTTAATTTCTAAAGCTATTGATATTATTTCAGAACTTGACGCTTGTATTAATATAGACAGAGGTGGAAATATCTCTGAAAACTTACATAGTTTATATCTTTTTTGTAATACAAGATTGTTAACTGCAAACCTCAGAATGAACCAAAGTTATATTGATGAGGTTATTAAGATACTGGAAGGACTGCGTAGTGCTTATGCGTTTATTTTAAGCCCTGCCGATAATGCGACTGCTACTGCGAACCTTTCGGCACAAGCCGGTATAAGCGAAATTGCAAAAACAAACGTGCCTGTTCAAAGCAGTAATGTTACCTTACCGACAAATATGAAAAATGTGGCAAACTATACGTCAGTATATACAACTTCATCAGAAGGAAATAACCCAAACGCCATGGCTTCTTTACAATCGGTTGCCGATCAACAGGAAATTGTTGAGGCTTTAAACAAAGAAAAATCTGTTAAAGAAGAAAGCGGCAATGAAGCAGAACAAACACAACCTGTAGCAAGTGTTGCTACTCGTAATAATGTTGCCAATATGTATCGCCGTTTGCAAACCGGTAATTAA
- the fliD gene encoding flagellar filament capping protein FliD encodes MADYTSGGMAGLVQTNKDYDFKSMIAQLRKIEEMPARKLIKWKKDWETRVAGFKDLKDSLTTLKDSLAKLSTIDKFMVKSAAVSSTSVAGVTVGAQAQVGDYNLEVFQLAKNAISAYSSPQLTSKTTIINDSGSNQIFEYTYNGTTRTINIPSGSTLNDLTNLINNDALNPNVRAMIIQNGSQVSFQIRGMDLGAGKTLDITPSTNISNAAGVNFTNAAEWTHQAPQDAKYRINDWPAHPNWLLSSSNTIESVVEGVTFSLRSAGSTTVTVQADTAKIKENIVSFMDMYNTFKLTYQALTAVDSTKQTKDPSLTDSLFDMQQGGVLTGNYVVQLLGSQISQALVGAAKGFVNGGNTPPPPGLETSPYWDPYSSLASIGIITDPDKDSTTFGQLIFDPDLSKYGGVNPLDEALRTNPMAIAELFAAKDTGKTDTNNFSFVNTLPGLTLAGEYSVEYDIDGAGRVINAKIDGKPAIVDGDGKTIVAGDRSSGAYGLTLEVNNLTPGAGYTGKVFVKQGKAAELYEVVARNDTVPNPSDPDHPYTFKGAIARMDDLIAQYVGKDSSDVSQQGIIMNIEKKILKEEERLAKWERTTTAKFARLESTLSYYNSIQKQLESQIKTLGSSSSK; translated from the coding sequence ATGGCTGACTATACTTCCGGCGGAATGGCCGGCTTGGTGCAAACCAATAAGGATTATGATTTTAAATCAATGATTGCACAATTGCGTAAAATCGAAGAAATGCCGGCTCGTAAGCTCATTAAATGGAAAAAAGACTGGGAGACGAGAGTAGCGGGTTTTAAAGACTTAAAAGATTCGTTGACAACCTTAAAAGATAGTCTTGCAAAATTAAGCACAATTGACAAGTTTATGGTTAAGAGTGCGGCTGTGTCAAGCACTTCTGTTGCCGGTGTAACCGTTGGTGCACAAGCTCAGGTTGGAGACTATAACCTTGAAGTTTTTCAACTCGCCAAAAACGCAATTTCTGCTTATTCCTCTCCACAGTTAACCAGTAAAACAACAATTATTAATGATTCCGGTTCTAACCAAATTTTTGAATATACATATAACGGAACAACAAGAACAATTAATATTCCAAGCGGGTCAACTCTTAACGATTTAACAAACTTGATTAATAACGATGCGTTAAACCCAAATGTAAGGGCTATGATTATTCAAAATGGCAGTCAGGTTAGCTTTCAGATAAGAGGAATGGATCTTGGTGCCGGAAAAACTCTTGATATTACTCCCAGTACAAATATTAGTAACGCAGCAGGAGTTAACTTTACCAACGCTGCTGAGTGGACACACCAAGCTCCGCAAGATGCCAAATATCGCATAAACGATTGGCCGGCTCACCCTAACTGGTTGTTGTCTTCGTCAAACACAATTGAATCAGTTGTTGAGGGTGTTACTTTTTCATTGCGTTCAGCAGGTAGCACAACCGTTACTGTTCAGGCAGATACAGCGAAAATAAAAGAAAATATTGTGTCTTTTATGGATATGTATAATACCTTTAAACTTACATATCAGGCGTTAACCGCTGTGGACAGCACAAAACAGACAAAAGATCCGTCATTGACCGACTCTTTGTTTGATATGCAACAAGGTGGAGTTTTAACCGGTAACTATGTTGTACAATTGTTAGGTTCTCAAATCAGCCAAGCTTTGGTTGGTGCGGCTAAGGGGTTTGTAAACGGAGGAAATACTCCGCCACCTCCGGGGCTTGAGACCAGTCCCTATTGGGACCCATATTCAAGTTTGGCAAGCATTGGTATTATTACTGATCCAGATAAAGACAGCACTACTTTCGGGCAGTTGATTTTTGATCCTGATCTAAGTAAATATGGTGGTGTAAATCCGCTTGATGAAGCGTTGCGTACTAACCCTATGGCGATAGCGGAACTATTTGCCGCAAAAGATACAGGTAAAACAGATACCAATAATTTTAGCTTTGTAAATACCTTGCCTGGTCTAACGCTCGCCGGAGAATATTCTGTGGAATATGACATTGATGGAGCCGGTAGGGTCATTAATGCAAAAATAGATGGTAAGCCGGCTATTGTCGACGGAGACGGAAAAACAATAGTTGCCGGAGACCGTTCATCAGGAGCTTATGGTTTAACTCTTGAAGTTAATAACCTGACACCAGGAGCTGGATATACCGGAAAAGTTTTTGTTAAACAAGGTAAAGCCGCTGAATTATATGAAGTAGTTGCACGTAATGATACTGTTCCCAATCCGTCTGACCCGGATCATCCTTATACATTTAAAGGAGCTATCGCCCGTATGGACGATCTTATAGCTCAATATGTAGGGAAAGACAGCTCTGATGTTTCTCAACAGGGGATCATCATGAACATTGAGAAAAAAATATTGAAAGAAGAAGAAAGGCTTGCTAAGTGGGAAAGAACAACCACCGCTAAGTTTGCCAGACTTGAATCTACCCTTTCTTATTACAACAGTATTCAAAAACAGCTTGAATCTCAGATTAAGACTTTGGGTTCAAGCAGTAGTAAATAA